Proteins from a genomic interval of Oceanispirochaeta crateris:
- the ylqF gene encoding ribosome biogenesis GTPase YlqF gives MSIQWFPGHMTRTKKLILENLKKVDMVIEILDARAPLASRNPLLEELTKGKPRLILLNKSDLADPIMTQKWIRTLTEGNSIKAVAVNSRNIRSLKAVPKECKILCRDKKWVNRRPVRTMIVGIPNVGKSTVINTLSGKKKAAAANQPGVTKDMQHVPVSRELQILDTPGILWHKFDDQLVGLKLGALGSIKDAVLLLDQIALGTLLFLRNSYPERLVKRYKLTSPEENQPDGIQIDTQEPHDLLEMIGKNRGLILPGGEVDLERTSRMFLKELRDGIIGPISLENPSDPDFGWNFIQEEQ, from the coding sequence ATGTCCATTCAATGGTTTCCAGGACATATGACCAGAACAAAAAAATTAATTCTTGAGAATCTCAAGAAAGTAGATATGGTCATTGAAATTCTGGATGCACGAGCTCCATTAGCCAGCAGAAACCCCCTTCTGGAAGAACTCACAAAGGGGAAACCCAGACTCATTTTGCTCAATAAATCAGATCTTGCAGATCCCATTATGACTCAAAAATGGATAAGAACTTTGACCGAGGGAAACAGTATCAAGGCTGTTGCTGTCAACTCAAGGAATATCAGATCTCTAAAAGCCGTGCCTAAAGAGTGTAAAATTCTCTGCCGGGATAAGAAGTGGGTAAATCGGCGCCCAGTAAGAACTATGATCGTAGGAATCCCCAATGTAGGGAAGTCTACGGTGATTAATACTCTGTCGGGGAAGAAGAAAGCCGCAGCTGCCAATCAACCCGGGGTGACAAAGGATATGCAGCATGTACCCGTTTCTCGGGAACTTCAGATCCTGGATACTCCCGGTATCCTCTGGCATAAGTTTGATGATCAATTGGTAGGGCTGAAACTAGGAGCCCTTGGTTCCATTAAGGATGCGGTTCTTTTGCTTGACCAGATAGCCCTGGGAACTCTACTTTTTCTTAGAAATAGTTACCCTGAGCGCTTGGTAAAACGGTATAAACTGACCTCTCCCGAAGAGAACCAACCCGATGGGATTCAAATAGACACACAGGAACCTCATGATCTCCTGGAAATGATTGGCAAAAATAGGGGATTGATTCTTCCTGGTGGGGAGGTGGATCTGGAAAGAACATCCCGCATGTTTCTCAAGGAATTACGGGATGGTATCATTGGCCCTATCAGTCTTGAAAATCCATCAGATCCGGATTTTGGATGGAATTTTATTCAGGAAGAGCAATGA